Sequence from the Xiphophorus couchianus chromosome 23, X_couchianus-1.0, whole genome shotgun sequence genome:
aaactgaaaactagaTGGTTTTCTTCCAGTACAGCAAACATGCAGAATCTGCTACAGCGTATTAGGaccagtggagaaaaaaaagtagtaaaCTTCTGCCtaaaaatctcagaaactttgcagaaaaaaataaaaattttagatcAATAGCAGAAATCTGTTTACTATTCTTTTTGgtaatttctgaatttcaaatgtccagatatttcttttgaaaatgtcaaagttttctggaaaatttctgagattaatcacaaaatttcagagtttttatcagaaatttactcttttttctATCTGCAAAGGCCCCAATAAACTGTTGTAAAACTCCCTTTAATTTTGGGATCTGTGATAAACATCAGGATACTTCATTTACTCGATTGTCTGTTGATTTTTTATCCTGCGGTTACTTTTGAGTTTACAATTTTGGCCCAAATGGCAAAAAGTTTATACACCTGTGTATTTTATATTCAAAAGTCCTGTGaaatgaagcatttaaaaaaaaaagagagaaacatttaatttgttaaacCTTCCTTTATTTTTCAGGCTTTCTTTTATTACCCGTGCAGAGTTGTGAATCAGGTCAGATATCATGTTTAATTATTGTTTCCCAGTCCTGACACGATGTTTGTGGCGTACAGATCGGGGAGACGGTGACATCAGACCAGTTTCTTGGCGATGAAAAAGTCTTGGAGTCGTTTGATCTGCCAGAAACCAACAGAGAGCAGGATGCCGGTTTGGATCACCGCCCACCACAACACCTTGCTGTTGGTTTCCTCACTGATCTGACGGAAAATCTCCTCTTTTTCCTGAACCAAGACAAAGACCCAGACGTCCAGATCAGTTTAGGTGTTTCCTTGTCATTCCTGGTGAATGTGAGGTAGATGTACCCGGTTGTACTCCTGCTGCCTGGTGATGTACGTCATCTGGCTGGTCAGGTGTTGCAGATTGCTCTCCAGAATCTGCAGGTTGTCTTTGGTCCGGTCCATGTTGGGATCTACCCAGTGCTCTCCCATCTGAACGTCTAAATGCAGCTTCTGTGGAACAAAGTGGTGAAAACCCCCAGAGTGCATTGCTCTTCTGTTCGGTTTGTGATTATTGTCTGTGTTTCTCCGCAGGTCTCACCAGCCTTTCTCCAGCGAACACAGAGAACCTGGTGGAGTTGGTTTGGAAGCATAGGTGGTGCTGGCCGGAGGCGTGAGCTGTGAAGGTGAATTTACCAAATACTCCGTAGCGTTTGGACAACTGAACCTGAAGGGGGAAGAAAATAAACgtaaatcaggggtgtccaaactttttgccatgTGGGCCAAAATTGTAGATTCAAAAGTAATCACAGTCCAAAACACCCAGCCTGAAATCAAGCAAATAAGGAGTACTAATAATAATGAGATTCActaaatttaaaccaaaaactctgacattttgtGATTCATCTCataaattttttagaaaaattttcaacatttcaaatttaaaaattttgaaggttttttgtaGGATATTTctgagatcattttaaaaatgtctgattttttttgccagaaattTACTaagtttttttctccactggTCCTAATACGCTGTAGCAGATCCT
This genomic interval carries:
- the LOC114139695 gene encoding transmembrane emp24 domain-containing protein 11: MDFHRVILLLLGCLPLATAMYFVLGEKEQKCIIEEIPEDTLVTGNFFLEPWDVKSFSHSPHLGVTVTVRDPNQEVQLSKRYGVFGKFTFTAHASGQHHLCFQTNSTRFSVFAGERLKLHLDVQMGEHWVDPNMDRTKDNLQILESNLQHLTSQMTYITRQQEYNREKEEIFRQISEETNSKVLWWAVIQTGILLSVGFWQIKRLQDFFIAKKLV